The Bacteroidota bacterium DNA window ACCCGTCGCTCCCATGTCTGCTGTCGTTCTGCCGTCCGTCGAGCCCCCGACCATCGACACGACCATCGACACGAAGATCACCTCGCGCGCCGAGCTCGACCAGCTCGTGGCGGGTCTGCGCGACAAGGCCACAGACTGGCTTGCCGTACCGCTCGCCCGCATGATTGCCTACGTGCAGTCGATGATCGAAGGGGTAGCAGTCGTGGCACCGCGCATGGTGGCCGCGGCCGTGGAGGCTAAGGGCATGGAGCCCGGCGACCCCCGCGCGGCCGAGGACTGGATCTCTGGGCCGGTCATCATCCTGCGTACGCTGCGCATCCTCAAGGCGACGATGGAGCAGATCGACGCGACGGGCCGCGTCGGCATCGAGGCGCACCAGGTGCACACCCGCCCCGACGGGCAACTCGTCGTGGACGTGATGCCGGAGGGGGCCTACGATCGCATCCTCTACAACGGCTTCACCGCCGAGGTGTGGCAGCAGCCCCACGTTACGCGCCTCAACCTCGACGCGCACACGGGTGGCGTGCTCACCAAGCCCGAGACGGCCGAGCCCGCCGTCGCGCTCGTGCTGGGCGCGGGCAACGTGGCCTCCATCGGCCCGCTCGACGTGATGACCAAGCTGTTTCACGAGGGCCAGGTCTGCCTGCTCAAGTGGAACCCCGTCAACGACTACCTCGGCCCGCTCTTCGCCGAGGCCTTCGCCGACCTTATCCGCGACGGCTTCCTCCAGATGACCTACGGCGGCGCCGACGTGGGCGCCTACCTCGTGGAGCACCCCGGCATCGACGAGATCCACATCACGGGCAGCGCCCGCACGCACGACGTGATCGTCTTCGGACCAGGGGAGGAGGGGGCTAAGCGCAAGGCTGAGAACCGCCCGCGCCTCCAGAAGCGCATCACGAGCGAGTTGGGCAACGTCACGCCCATCCTCATCGTGCCGGGCGCCTGGAACCGCGCCGACCTGCAGTTCCACGCCGAGAACGTCGCGACGATGATGACGCAGAACGGTGGGTTCAACTGCAACGCGGCCAAGGTGCTGGTCACCCACGCCGACTGGCCGCTGCGCGACGCCTTCCTCGACCGCCTGCGCGGCGTGCTGCGGAGCCTGGAAGGCCGCCCGGCCTACTACCCTGGCGCGCTCGACCGCTTCCGGCAATTCGTCGACACCTACCCGGACGCTAACCTGCTCGGCCCTGGCGCCGTCCCGCCGACCCTCATCGTGGACGTAGACACCGACCCAGAGTCGCAGCTCGCGTTCGAGATGGAGGCGTTCTGCCAGGTCACGGCCGAGGTGGCGCTCTCGGGGCACGGCGCGGCCGGGTTCCTGAAGCAGGCGGTCGCGTTCTGCAACGAGCGGCTAAGCGGTACCCTCGCCGCCGGCATCATCGTCGATGACGCGACGCGCGGGACGCTGGATCTGGAGGCGCGGTATACGGTCGAAGACGCCATCGCGGACCTGCGCTACGGTGGGATCGCGCTCAACCACTGGCCAGGGGTCTGCTACGGCCTGGGCTCGACGCCCTGGGGTGCCTTTCCAGGCCATACGCTCGACGACATCCAGAGCGGCATCGGCATGGTGCACAACGCCAAGCTCTTCGACGCGGCGCAGAAAGCGGTGGTGCGCGGGCCATTCCGCTACCTCCCGAAGCCGCCGTGGTTTGTCACCCATTCCCATGCGGCCGAGGTAGGCGAGCGGCTCGTCGACTTCGAGGCGGACCCGAACCCAGCCAAGCTGCCCGTCATCTTCGCGTTTGCGGTTCGCGGGTAGGACGAGTGGTGCCGGAGTCCCGTCGGCGGGCACATACCACGGCCACGCAGACTAACTGGATTATGGCCCCGCGCTCGTGAACGTCCCAGCCCAGCGCGCGTAAGACCGGGCCATCTCGTCCGCTTGCCCTTCTCCGCGTATGAATCCCGACGACCGGCTGCCGTTGTTTCCCCTCGGCCTCGTCGTGTACCCCGGTGAGCCACTGCCGCTGCACATCTTCGAGTTCCGCTACCGCGAAATGGTGCGCCTGTGCCTGGAAGAGAAGCGCGCCTTCGGGATCGTGCTCATGCACGAGGCCAAGCTCGCCGACGTGGGCTGCACGGTGCGCATCGAGCGCGTGCTCAAGCGCTACGACGACGGGCGCTCGGACATCCTCTGCCGTGGCGAGCAGCGCTTCCGCATCGCCCAGGTCTACCGTGAGAAACCCTACCTCACGGCCGACGCCGTTGACTTCGAACCCGATGGGTCCGGCATCGCCGACGCCGATCTGGCTGCGCGCGAGCGGCTCATCACGCAGCACATGAAGCTGTTGGAGATGGCCGGCGAGGACATCCGCCCCGCTGCCTACCAGACCACATCGCCGATCTCGTACATCGTCGCGCGCAACGCCGGGCTGGAGCTGGAGCAGAAGCAGCAACTCCTGGAAATGCTTACCGAGAAGGAGCGCCTGGTTTTCCTCACGGAGCACCTCGAAGAGGTTCTCCGGCGCGTGCGGCTGGCCAAGGAGGTCAAGCGCCGCGCCCAAGGCGACGGCTACGCAGGCGGCCTGCCGAGTTTGGAGTGAGGCGGTGGACCAGTGCGGCAGTGAAGCGATGTGCCTGTGGGTACTTTGGACCACTGCAACACGGCCTCACTGCAACACCGCAACACTCATGACCACCCTCGGCGGCTACACCCTCCACGCGCTCGACACGGGCCGCTTCGGCCTCGACGGCGGGGCGATGTTCGGCATCATCCCGCGCGCGCTCTGGGCACGGCATAGTGAGCCGGACAGCAAAAACCGCATCCCGATGGGCATGCGCTGCCTCCTCCTCGAAGGGCACGAGCGGCTCATCCTTATCGACAACGGCCTGGGCGACACGTACACCGAGAAGTTTGGGTCGATCTACGCCGTCGACTACGAGCACTCGGAGTTGCACCGCTCCTTACGGGCAGCGGGCTTCGACGCGAGCGAGGTGACCGACGTTGTGCTGACGCACCTGCACTTCGACCACTGCGGTGGGTCCACCACGCGCGACGCCGACGGCACGCTGCGCCTTGTCTTTCCCAACGCCACGCACCACGTCCAGGCGACGCACTGGGCCTGGGCGCACGAGAGCCCCCGCGAGCGCGCGTCGTTCCTCGCCGAAAACCTCGGCCCGCTCGACGCCTCGGGGCAGCTACACCTGCTCACGGCTGCGCACAGCGGCCCCGGCAGCCTTTTCCCGCACGTCGAGTTGCTCACGGTGGACGGTCACACGCGGGGGCAGCAGCTTGTGAAGCTCACCGCCGAGACGAATGGGTCGGGCGAGACCCTGCTCTTCGCTGCCGACTTGCTTCCGACGGTCGCGCACGTGCCGCTGCTCTGGATCATGGCCTACGACATCGCTCCGCTCGACACGCTCGCGGAGAAAAAGCGGCTTCTCGCCCAGGCGGCTGACGAGGAGTGGCGCATCTTCTTCGAGCACGACGCGGCGGTGACAACGGGCCGCATCG harbors:
- a CDS encoding aldehyde dehydrogenase family protein — encoded protein: MSAVVLPSVEPPTIDTTIDTKITSRAELDQLVAGLRDKATDWLAVPLARMIAYVQSMIEGVAVVAPRMVAAAVEAKGMEPGDPRAAEDWISGPVIILRTLRILKATMEQIDATGRVGIEAHQVHTRPDGQLVVDVMPEGAYDRILYNGFTAEVWQQPHVTRLNLDAHTGGVLTKPETAEPAVALVLGAGNVASIGPLDVMTKLFHEGQVCLLKWNPVNDYLGPLFAEAFADLIRDGFLQMTYGGADVGAYLVEHPGIDEIHITGSARTHDVIVFGPGEEGAKRKAENRPRLQKRITSELGNVTPILIVPGAWNRADLQFHAENVATMMTQNGGFNCNAAKVLVTHADWPLRDAFLDRLRGVLRSLEGRPAYYPGALDRFRQFVDTYPDANLLGPGAVPPTLIVDVDTDPESQLAFEMEAFCQVTAEVALSGHGAAGFLKQAVAFCNERLSGTLAAGIIVDDATRGTLDLEARYTVEDAIADLRYGGIALNHWPGVCYGLGSTPWGAFPGHTLDDIQSGIGMVHNAKLFDAAQKAVVRGPFRYLPKPPWFVTHSHAAEVGERLVDFEADPNPAKLPVIFAFAVRG
- a CDS encoding LON peptidase substrate-binding domain-containing protein yields the protein MNPDDRLPLFPLGLVVYPGEPLPLHIFEFRYREMVRLCLEEKRAFGIVLMHEAKLADVGCTVRIERVLKRYDDGRSDILCRGEQRFRIAQVYREKPYLTADAVDFEPDGSGIADADLAARERLITQHMKLLEMAGEDIRPAAYQTTSPISYIVARNAGLELEQKQQLLEMLTEKERLVFLTEHLEEVLRRVRLAKEVKRRAQGDGYAGGLPSLE
- a CDS encoding MBL fold metallo-hydrolase, which codes for MTTLGGYTLHALDTGRFGLDGGAMFGIIPRALWARHSEPDSKNRIPMGMRCLLLEGHERLILIDNGLGDTYTEKFGSIYAVDYEHSELHRSLRAAGFDASEVTDVVLTHLHFDHCGGSTTRDADGTLRLVFPNATHHVQATHWAWAHESPRERASFLAENLGPLDASGQLHLLTAAHSGPGSLFPHVELLTVDGHTRGQQLVKLTAETNGSGETLLFAADLLPTVAHVPLLWIMAYDIAPLDTLAEKKRLLAQAADEEWRIFFEHDAAVTTGRIARSERGDYVVEDAAPTL